From a region of the Nyctibius grandis isolate bNycGra1 chromosome 10, bNycGra1.pri, whole genome shotgun sequence genome:
- the MED7 gene encoding mediator of RNA polymerase II transcription subunit 7 — MGEPQQVSALPPPPMQYIKEYTDENIRKGLAPKPPPPVKDSYMMFGNQFQCDDLIIRPLESQGIERLHPMQFDHKKELRKLNMSILVNFLDLLDILIRSPGSIKREEKLEDLKLLFVHVHHLINEYRPHQARETLRVMMEVQKRQRLETAERFQKHLERVVEMIQNCLASLPDDLPHSEGGLGVKVETMDTDDGSNCIGRSEKQRERSGGKRDQVLDKDAAMCSIIDEMT; from the coding sequence ATGGGTGAACCTCAGCAAGTGAGTGCCCTTCCTCCGCCTCCCATGCaatatataaaagaatataCTGATGAAAATATCCGTAAAGGCCTGGCTCCAAAGCCACCTCCACCTGTGAAAGACAGTTATATGATGTTTGGTAATCAGTTTCAATGTGATGATCTGATTATTCGACCCTTGGAGAGCCAGGGTATTGAACGGTTACATCCCATGCAGTTTGATCACAAGAAGGAATTAAGGAAACTTAATATGTCTATCCTGGTCAACTTTTTAGATCTCTTGGATATCTTGATAAGGAGTCCAGGGAGTATAAAGCGAGAGGAGAAACTGGAAGACttgaaattgctttttgttCATGTCCATCATCTTATAAATGAGTATCGCCCTCACCAAGCTAGGGAGACACTGAGAGTCATGATGGAGGTGCAGAAACGTCAGCGTTTGGAAACAGCGGAGCGATTTCAGAAGCATTTAGAGCGAGTTGTAGAGATGATTCAGAACTGCTTGGCTTCCTTGCCTGATGATCTGCCTCATTCAGAGGGAGGACTGGGAGTGAAAGTGGAAACAATGGATACTGATGATGGCAGCAACTGTATTGGACGGagtgaaaagcagagagagcGTTCCGGTGGCAAGAGAGATCAGGTTTTAGACAAAGATGCAGCTATGTGTAGCATTATTGATGAGATGACATGa